From the genome of Streptomyces sp. NBC_01116, one region includes:
- a CDS encoding DUF6281 family protein, protein MSVRMALAATALIMSTSCAGAGTTQGGAGGSCAALLTYEGHTYFGHALHPHDEDDGDGVRAGRRLGTGVVPGCDDTPNEGVRKPTSEPVTVYAIEGVDPVHAVTVDHPAGGTLYIEEASKKTLPELRKLIEAQDLDAATT, encoded by the coding sequence GTGAGCGTACGGATGGCGCTCGCGGCGACGGCCCTGATCATGTCCACATCCTGTGCCGGGGCGGGCACCACGCAAGGTGGTGCGGGCGGTTCCTGCGCGGCGCTGCTCACGTACGAGGGTCACACCTATTTCGGCCACGCGCTCCATCCCCATGACGAAGACGACGGCGACGGCGTCAGGGCGGGCAGACGGCTGGGCACAGGAGTCGTCCCTGGATGTGACGACACTCCCAACGAAGGTGTCCGGAAGCCGACGTCGGAGCCGGTAACCGTGTACGCGATCGAGGGTGTGGACCCTGTCCACGCCGTGACCGTGGACCATCCGGCCGGCGGAACCCTCTACATCGAGGAGGCGTCGAAGAAGACCCTGCCGGAGCTACGGAAACTGATCGAGGCCCAGGACCTGGACGCGGCCACCACGTGA
- a CDS encoding WD40 repeat domain-containing protein gives MDPWARLTLRRTLHSHGAPVVTMDFDADGSRLVTGDMDGTVRIWDR, from the coding sequence ATGGACCCGTGGGCCAGGCTCACGTTACGCAGGACCCTCCACAGCCATGGAGCTCCCGTCGTCACCATGGACTTCGACGCGGACGGCAGTCGGCTGGTGACCGGGGACATGGACGGAACCGTTCGGATCTGGGACAGGTGA